From one Butyricimonas faecihominis genomic stretch:
- a CDS encoding HAD family hydrolase, translating to MNTKHLTKGIVVILLLFITSSIYAQTYREIKGWSKEINERIETFLNTTLTMNIRKVAVFDGDGTVIGQAPHYLADEALYRYADKYYKGKNDKVSKEKMAILNRMVKDGNNVGKVYVEDRAHFLAGMTPEEVAKLGYDCYVESYQGKFYPEMKQLIANLKEYGFEVWILTASPEFLYQKFLSEELGIPEVNILGMKSVVVDGVLTNEIVLPIPQDDGKANVIPTFIKTRPLVVGGNSRGDMDMLNQSCGLKIVVNPDDKTVRGPEDGPMHGLTVKGYWEKEGAVIVRCNDVRDPKVRFHTSEWGIRENVINPKE from the coding sequence ATGAATACAAAACATTTGACGAAAGGAATAGTGGTTATATTGTTGCTATTCATTACGTCCTCGATTTACGCGCAGACTTACCGGGAGATCAAAGGGTGGTCAAAGGAAATTAATGAGAGAATTGAAACATTCTTGAATACGACTTTAACCATGAATATTCGTAAAGTAGCGGTATTCGACGGGGATGGAACTGTGATCGGGCAAGCACCACACTATTTGGCGGATGAAGCTTTATATCGTTATGCCGATAAATATTATAAGGGCAAAAATGATAAGGTTTCCAAGGAAAAAATGGCTATTTTGAATCGGATGGTAAAAGACGGTAATAACGTGGGGAAGGTTTATGTCGAAGATCGTGCCCACTTTTTGGCGGGAATGACTCCGGAAGAAGTGGCAAAGTTGGGGTATGATTGCTATGTGGAGTCATATCAAGGAAAGTTTTACCCGGAAATGAAACAGCTTATAGCTAATTTGAAAGAGTATGGATTTGAGGTTTGGATATTGACAGCTTCTCCCGAGTTTTTATATCAAAAATTTTTATCAGAGGAATTGGGAATCCCCGAAGTAAATATTCTCGGGATGAAGTCTGTCGTGGTAGATGGGGTGTTGACAAATGAGATCGTGTTACCGATTCCGCAAGATGATGGGAAAGCGAATGTTATCCCGACTTTCATTAAAACTCGTCCACTTGTAGTGGGGGGAAATAGCCGGGGAGACATGGATATGCTAAACCAGTCTTGTGGTTTGAAGATTGTGGTGAACCCGGATGATAAAACTGTCCGGGGGCCGGAAGACGGTCCGATGCATGGTCTAACGGTGAAAGGGTACTGGGAAAAAGAAGGAGCCGTTATTGTTCGGTGCAATGATGTACGAGATCCGAAAGTGCGTTTCCATACTTCAGAGTGGGGAATCAGAGAAAATGTGATTAATCCTAAAGAATAA
- a CDS encoding site-specific integrase, which translates to MSISISVICRKNRVSVKNKVTPCIRMIQDRKASYVSIGFALNVEYWDFENQKLSDNCPVKEHYQQLIDEKLKEFNKKIIYLEALGYEVTMDNLLGREGKNHNTVFVYFRKIIDQLKEKGTIRTAGKYESCLQSLIAFKSLDISFLEINLQFLNEFEIFLRKKGNVSNTIATKFSVLKAVYNKAIEDKIFICRENPFKKFKVGRLWTPTRKRAISKDEVLKIVNLDLSLKGGNISPYLEFARDIFLFSYYTAGINFKDIANLKYSNIMDMRLYYKRNKTGKELTFHLLPNAMDIIDKYKKIDASCDDYIFPILDRKIHVTAQQKFNREQKVLGHINTQLEVIRKKIGLNFPLTTYVARHTYATVLKRSGVNIGIISESLGHSDLKTTQIYLDSFENSEIDAAMKNLL; encoded by the coding sequence ATGAGTATTAGTATTAGTGTTATTTGTAGGAAAAATAGAGTTTCAGTAAAGAATAAAGTGACACCTTGTATAAGAATGATTCAAGATAGGAAAGCAAGTTATGTTTCAATAGGCTTTGCCTTGAATGTTGAGTATTGGGATTTTGAAAATCAAAAATTATCAGATAATTGTCCTGTAAAAGAACATTATCAACAATTGATAGATGAAAAATTGAAAGAGTTTAATAAGAAAATCATTTATTTGGAGGCTTTGGGGTATGAAGTGACAATGGATAATCTATTGGGTAGGGAAGGCAAAAACCATAATACAGTTTTTGTGTACTTCAGAAAAATAATTGATCAATTGAAGGAAAAGGGGACTATCAGAACTGCAGGAAAATATGAAAGTTGTTTGCAATCTTTAATTGCTTTCAAATCTTTGGATATTTCTTTCTTGGAGATCAATCTTCAATTCTTGAATGAATTTGAGATATTTCTTAGGAAGAAGGGTAATGTAAGTAACACCATTGCCACTAAATTTAGTGTGTTGAAGGCTGTTTATAATAAAGCAATAGAAGATAAAATTTTTATTTGTAGAGAAAATCCATTTAAGAAATTTAAGGTTGGAAGATTGTGGACACCAACAAGAAAAAGAGCTATTAGTAAGGATGAAGTATTGAAAATTGTAAATCTTGATCTTTCTTTAAAAGGAGGTAATATCTCTCCTTATTTGGAATTTGCTAGAGATATATTTTTGTTTTCATATTATACAGCAGGTATTAATTTCAAGGATATTGCTAATTTGAAATATTCTAATATAATGGATATGAGATTGTATTATAAGAGAAACAAGACAGGAAAAGAATTAACTTTTCACCTTCTCCCTAATGCTATGGATATAATTGATAAGTATAAGAAAATTGATGCATCTTGTGATGATTACATCTTTCCTATATTAGATAGAAAGATTCATGTAACAGCACAGCAGAAATTTAATAGAGAACAAAAAGTATTGGGACATATAAATACACAATTAGAAGTAATTAGAAAGAAAATAGGTTTGAATTTTCCATTAACTACTTATGTAGCTAGGCATACTTATGCTACTGTTTTAAAAAGATCTGGAGTAAATATTGGTATAATTTCAGAATCCTTAGGACATTCTGATCTGAAAACAACACAAATTTATCTGGATAGCTTTGAAAATTCAGAAATTGATGCAGCAATGAAAAATTTGCTTTGA
- a CDS encoding DEAD/DEAH box helicase family protein: MDHNKIEKSIEINENIEHEWVDMSKFKETQIKKEAINSNHDNNSPQKALAKVKYETIKQQVKENRETQQAHLLAKQISSGKETSKIQQNTPPTTPSDEKLKTLQAIINSTPLHETNPEILEGINNCTIIDPSIVTLQVEPISNSGDEDNTSHQREKGILIFESEYLEGIDQLPFGIFNKNRTGVGATSLELRSERNSIIVCPTRALAYNKYRNHPDKYLYVGSPIGSLNTTTSNSSINEYMDMINNKEKMFKKFLVVADSLHLVINYLKNRGENLEDYFLMIDEIDSLQSDSSFRPVAEDVIDYYLEHPTQSRCLVSATLKGFSNPQLAGIDIIHAEFSSPKARNITSITSSCPDITAAKQILSTTRDSSQKVMIAYNSISCIKNIIELLKQEGGDEISGKIAVLCGMYGRKEVGEYYIELKGNRLPKQITFITSAYFVGVDIDEDFHLISVANTQKTQSLLSIEKIIQIAGRCRKQLLSDTIIHNYLPVKKRVDVQKYRLELLEEARHLQHIITHLKKIEGDQPRFQHLFQKVIDAIKKVDIKGVEGLVRQDIHGNYQISHLLIDSLCEKMELINDLYSCEGRLEYLLEKHEVGEISMKTDKSTAKEISSLNEIKKEEKIQRKENRSNFLIEAREKLKEIEGNWDELERMINTTTYDTQIFLKRIKLLGCYINWTLLASKLLTQKEGKLQNIRKDEFRWLYLGIKYWALDDNHKFKQFMNTCFKIGEKYTGEIIEKELKEIFRLLAIPVEFKNNQALKLFNKLMYTKRDKKAKGANRPYIIKGEYISHLFPEITKKLPLKDSDFGKYFLENLP; the protein is encoded by the coding sequence ATGGATCACAATAAAATTGAAAAATCAATAGAGATTAATGAAAATATTGAACATGAGTGGGTAGACATGAGCAAGTTCAAAGAAACTCAAATAAAGAAAGAAGCTATTAACTCAAACCATGATAACAACTCCCCCCAAAAGGCTCTGGCTAAAGTAAAATATGAAACAATAAAGCAACAAGTCAAGGAGAACAGGGAGACCCAACAGGCACACCTACTGGCAAAACAAATTTCATCTGGAAAAGAAACTTCCAAAATACAACAAAATACCCCACCCACTACTCCTAGTGATGAAAAATTAAAAACACTTCAGGCCATAATAAACAGTACTCCACTCCATGAAACAAACCCTGAAATTCTAGAAGGTATTAACAATTGCACAATCATAGACCCTTCTATTGTAACCTTACAAGTTGAACCCATTTCAAATTCTGGGGATGAAGATAACACATCTCATCAAAGGGAAAAAGGGATTCTAATTTTTGAATCTGAATACTTGGAAGGTATTGACCAATTACCTTTTGGGATATTCAACAAAAACAGAACTGGGGTTGGGGCAACTTCATTAGAATTGAGAAGTGAGAGAAATTCCATCATTGTCTGCCCAACAAGAGCACTAGCATATAACAAGTATAGGAACCATCCAGACAAGTACTTGTATGTTGGAAGTCCTATTGGCTCCCTAAATACTACAACAAGTAACAGTAGTATAAATGAATACATGGACATGATCAACAACAAGGAGAAAATGTTCAAAAAATTCTTGGTGGTTGCAGACAGCCTTCACCTAGTTATCAATTACTTGAAAAATAGGGGTGAAAACTTGGAAGATTACTTCTTAATGATAGATGAGATTGATTCTTTACAATCAGACAGCAGTTTCAGGCCTGTTGCTGAAGATGTTATTGATTATTATCTTGAACATCCCACTCAAAGCAGGTGTCTAGTGTCTGCAACACTTAAAGGATTTTCCAATCCCCAGCTTGCAGGTATTGACATCATACATGCTGAATTTAGTTCCCCAAAAGCTAGAAATATAACATCCATTACTTCTTCTTGTCCAGACATAACAGCAGCAAAACAAATTTTATCCACAACAAGAGATTCCTCCCAGAAGGTGATGATTGCTTACAATTCCATATCATGTATAAAAAACATAATAGAACTATTAAAACAGGAAGGGGGAGATGAGATTTCAGGCAAAATTGCAGTTCTGTGTGGAATGTATGGGAGAAAAGAAGTTGGAGAATATTATATTGAATTAAAAGGTAATAGACTCCCCAAGCAGATCACCTTCATCACAAGTGCATATTTTGTTGGAGTTGATATTGATGAAGACTTTCACCTTATTTCTGTTGCCAATACTCAAAAAACACAATCACTATTATCAATTGAGAAAATCATCCAAATTGCAGGCAGGTGTAGAAAGCAACTCTTGAGTGACACCATCATCCATAACTATCTGCCTGTTAAGAAAAGAGTGGATGTTCAAAAATACAGGCTTGAATTACTAGAAGAGGCAAGACATTTGCAACACATCATTACACATTTGAAAAAGATTGAAGGAGACCAGCCTAGATTTCAACATTTGTTCCAAAAAGTTATTGATGCAATCAAAAAGGTTGATATAAAAGGAGTAGAGGGACTTGTAAGGCAAGATATTCATGGCAACTACCAAATATCACATCTTCTAATAGACAGCCTATGTGAGAAAATGGAATTAATCAATGACCTGTACAGTTGTGAAGGAAGACTGGAATACCTCTTGGAAAAACATGAAGTGGGTGAAATCAGCATGAAAACAGACAAGTCCACAGCAAAGGAAATTTCCAGTTTAAATGAAATCAAGAAAGAAGAAAAAATACAAAGAAAAGAGAATAGAAGCAATTTCTTGATTGAGGCAAGAGAAAAATTAAAAGAAATAGAGGGGAATTGGGATGAACTGGAAAGAATGATCAATACTACCACCTATGATACTCAAATATTCTTAAAGAGAATCAAGTTGCTTGGTTGTTATATAAACTGGACTTTACTAGCCAGCAAATTATTAACACAAAAAGAAGGCAAACTTCAAAATATAAGAAAAGATGAATTTAGATGGTTATACTTGGGAATAAAGTACTGGGCATTGGATGACAATCACAAGTTCAAACAATTCATGAATACTTGTTTTAAAATTGGAGAGAAATACACAGGGGAAATCATTGAAAAAGAATTAAAAGAGATATTCAGATTATTAGCTATTCCTGTTGAATTCAAAAATAATCAAGCATTAAAACTATTTAACAAGTTAATGTACACAAAAAGAGACAAGAAAGCAAAAGGAGCTAACAGACCCTACATAATAAAAGGTGAATATATTTCACATCTATTTCCAGAGATAACCAAAAAATTACCACTAAAAGATTCTGATTTTGGAAAATATTTTTTAGAAAACCTTCCATAA
- a CDS encoding porin, with the protein MKKNYLLNVLVLCCALFVCTIARAESDKDEPSNTKSEVAQANNDDLTKQVNKLLSILPKFSGYIQTGYNWGDKNGDNRSSFQLKRMRLIIDKKVSKTFDFRAQLECFSGSVDNSAYKKKVITVMDAFVNAHITDALHFRAGQYYLPLGFENYDISPSTLETVDFSNICYRMVCRNAISSADLIDYGRDLGVMAYGDLFKSKDQKFSYLSYQLSLTNGYLPTLNDDNKSKDLVGRITIRPVEKLRIIGCYNWGEYKGLNENGDAKDYLPMNRFITGAWYYDPNGLDVRAEYGHIQSDDANVKEDGFYVLAAYKIGKFLPVVRYDMYRDKAAKTSANNKDNFLLGCTYEIIKDVKFQVNYTISAYPDKVKDAGTRTGTGNSLQIMCLLKF; encoded by the coding sequence ATGAAAAAAAACTATTTATTAAATGTATTGGTGTTATGTTGTGCCCTTTTTGTATGTACAATTGCCCGGGCCGAGTCTGATAAAGACGAACCTTCTAACACGAAAAGCGAGGTCGCACAAGCCAATAACGACGACCTTACAAAACAAGTAAATAAACTTCTTTCGATATTGCCTAAATTCTCTGGTTATATTCAAACCGGTTATAACTGGGGGGACAAGAATGGGGATAACAGATCATCATTCCAATTGAAACGTATGCGTTTGATCATTGATAAAAAAGTTTCAAAAACCTTTGATTTCCGTGCCCAGTTGGAGTGTTTCTCCGGATCGGTTGATAACTCTGCCTACAAGAAAAAAGTGATCACGGTAATGGACGCTTTTGTTAATGCTCATATCACTGATGCTTTGCATTTCCGTGCAGGTCAATATTATTTGCCGCTTGGTTTCGAGAATTATGATATTTCTCCGTCTACTTTAGAGACCGTGGATTTCTCGAACATCTGTTACCGTATGGTGTGTCGTAATGCGATCTCTTCTGCAGATCTTATTGATTATGGTCGTGATCTTGGAGTGATGGCTTATGGAGACCTTTTCAAAAGCAAAGATCAAAAATTTAGCTATCTGAGTTATCAGTTATCATTGACGAACGGTTATCTCCCGACATTGAACGATGACAATAAATCGAAAGATCTTGTGGGTCGTATTACAATCCGTCCGGTAGAGAAATTGCGTATCATCGGTTGTTACAATTGGGGAGAATATAAAGGTTTGAACGAAAATGGAGATGCGAAGGATTATCTTCCGATGAATCGTTTTATCACCGGTGCTTGGTATTATGATCCGAATGGTCTTGATGTTCGTGCAGAATACGGCCATATTCAAAGTGATGATGCTAACGTGAAGGAAGATGGTTTTTATGTGCTTGCAGCGTATAAGATTGGTAAGTTCTTACCGGTTGTACGTTATGATATGTACCGTGACAAAGCAGCCAAGACTTCTGCAAACAACAAGGATAACTTCCTTTTAGGTTGTACCTATGAAATAATCAAGGATGTTAAGTTCCAGGTAAATTATACCATTTCGGCTTATCCTGACAAGGTAAAAGATGCTGGAACAAGAACTGGTACGGGTAATAGCTTGCAAATCATGTGTCTTCTTAAATTCTAA